A single window of Verrucomicrobiota bacterium DNA harbors:
- a CDS encoding thiamine pyrophosphate-binding protein gives MTTPQTTTLGAYLATRLSQAGMKDFFGVPGDFNLVLLDELLKEPDLRMIGCCNELNAGYAADGYARVRGLSMVVVTYMVGGLSVMNATAGSYSDDLPVLVVSGGPNTNDAPAHHLLHHTIGEYELYQASKCFEPVVRKTFVIRHLDDATRMIDEAITLCLRDKKPVYLEIPCNIANAKVPAPGPLVFPPSAVTTDPASLQAAVDAAVSHLENTVKPVLIAGVKLASQEAMTSFAKLADALACAVAVMPNAKGLFPESHSGFIGTYWGEVSSPDCAEVVESSDCQIFAGPIFNDYTTTGWTTLINHKKSIQIGPDFVIVAGAPFHNVRLNDFLAALASRTPKKEASLQAYTRLHEAPPATTLAATDAPLSLRELRHHVQDLINGDSHLVIETGDSWFNGQKLILPDGAGYHFQMQYGSIGWATGATLGVAIGAGPAKRVVSLIGDGSFQLTAQEISTMIRYQTNPIIFLLNNRGYTIEVEIHDGPYNNIKNWNYAGLVDVFNAGEGNGLGLKAATSAELTTAIERAKKHDGLVLIECALDRDDCTKELLEWGSRVASANARPPV, from the coding sequence ATGACCACACCTCAGACCACTACCCTCGGCGCCTACCTGGCCACTCGCCTCTCACAGGCGGGAATGAAAGATTTCTTCGGAGTCCCCGGAGACTTTAATCTCGTCCTGCTCGATGAATTACTCAAAGAGCCGGACTTGCGCATGATCGGTTGTTGTAATGAACTCAACGCCGGTTACGCAGCCGATGGATACGCCCGGGTCAGGGGATTATCCATGGTCGTCGTCACTTACATGGTCGGTGGACTCAGCGTCATGAATGCCACCGCGGGCTCATACTCCGACGACTTGCCCGTGCTCGTCGTCTCCGGCGGGCCAAATACAAATGATGCCCCCGCGCACCATTTGCTCCACCACACCATCGGTGAGTACGAGCTCTATCAGGCATCAAAATGTTTCGAGCCAGTCGTGCGGAAAACCTTTGTCATCCGCCATCTCGATGACGCGACCCGGATGATCGACGAGGCCATCACCCTCTGTCTCAGGGATAAAAAACCGGTTTACCTAGAGATCCCTTGTAATATCGCTAATGCCAAAGTCCCTGCCCCCGGCCCACTGGTTTTCCCGCCGTCCGCGGTGACCACTGACCCGGCTTCTTTACAAGCAGCCGTAGATGCCGCCGTCAGTCATTTAGAAAACACGGTCAAACCCGTCCTCATCGCAGGGGTCAAGCTCGCCTCTCAGGAAGCGATGACTTCCTTCGCCAAACTCGCCGATGCCTTAGCCTGTGCGGTAGCGGTCATGCCAAATGCCAAAGGGCTTTTCCCTGAGAGCCACAGCGGATTTATCGGCACCTACTGGGGCGAGGTCAGCAGCCCCGATTGTGCGGAAGTCGTCGAGTCCAGTGATTGCCAGATATTTGCAGGACCGATCTTTAATGACTACACCACGACAGGATGGACCACGCTGATTAACCACAAGAAATCCATCCAGATCGGACCGGATTTTGTCATCGTGGCCGGAGCCCCCTTCCATAACGTGCGGCTCAATGATTTCCTCGCGGCCCTTGCCAGCCGCACCCCGAAAAAGGAGGCATCACTCCAGGCTTACACCCGATTACACGAGGCTCCACCCGCGACGACGCTCGCCGCCACAGATGCCCCGCTTTCCTTGCGTGAGCTCCGTCATCACGTGCAGGATTTAATCAATGGAGACTCCCATCTGGTCATCGAAACCGGGGACTCGTGGTTTAATGGCCAAAAACTCATCCTGCCCGACGGCGCGGGTTACCATTTCCAAATGCAGTACGGCTCCATCGGCTGGGCCACGGGCGCGACCCTCGGGGTAGCTATCGGTGCTGGCCCCGCAAAACGTGTGGTCTCCCTGATCGGCGACGGTTCCTTCCAGCTCACCGCACAGGAAATCTCCACGATGATCCGTTACCAGACTAACCCCATTATTTTCCTGCTGAATAACCGCGGGTACACTATCGAGGTCGAGATCCACGACGGGCCTTATAATAATATTAAGAACTGGAACTATGCCGGACTCGTCGATGTCTTTAATGCCGGGGAAGGTAACGGACTCGGCCTCAAAGCCGCCACCAGTGCCGAACTCACCACGGCCATCGAACGCGCCAAAAAACATGACGGCCTAGTCCTGATTGAATGCGCCCTCGACCGCGATGATTGCACCAAGGAACTCCTCGAATGGGGTAGCCGCGTCGCCTCCGCAAACGCCCGCCCGCCCGTCTAA
- a CDS encoding DUF4339 domain-containing protein, whose product MNPISYFIARNGQQLGPLTEEQIAQMRVTGKILARDMVWHEGMNEWQPAKTVFGLPDFPVVPPPHVPGKKNSSLGWASLVIGGVMFVGWFALLIAAGVAHHSGANDQSPVMVIIGLCIFAGVGVNLLGIIFGIVPLMKSEFSKTTCVIGIILNGLELLGMVGIMIMGVAMQ is encoded by the coding sequence ATGAACCCTATTTCTTACTTTATCGCCCGAAATGGCCAGCAATTAGGCCCTCTCACCGAGGAGCAAATTGCCCAAATGCGTGTTACCGGGAAAATTCTGGCCCGAGACATGGTATGGCATGAGGGAATGAATGAGTGGCAACCGGCCAAAACTGTTTTTGGCCTCCCAGACTTTCCGGTGGTGCCACCACCTCATGTACCGGGGAAGAAAAATTCCTCGTTGGGCTGGGCCTCCTTGGTGATCGGCGGGGTGATGTTTGTGGGGTGGTTCGCCTTATTGATCGCGGCAGGAGTCGCCCATCATTCCGGTGCCAATGACCAAAGCCCGGTCATGGTGATTATCGGCCTCTGCATTTTTGCGGGAGTGGGGGTGAACCTTCTGGGGATTATCTTTGGCATTGTCCCCCTCATGAAAAGCGAATTCTCCAAAACTACGTGCGTCATCGGCATTATCCTGAACGGACTGGAACTCCTCGGCATGGTCGGCATCATGATAATGGGCGTAGCCATGCAGTAG
- the purF gene encoding amidophosphoribosyltransferase → MSDDSHYYPKHECGIFGIFGHPDASLITYYGLYALQHRGQESAGITCSTDGQEFKTVKGMGLVPQIFDEDKLKSLKGNRAIGHVRYSTTGSSHIINAQPIVVNCAQGQVAVGHNGNLINANELREELEANGSIFQTTVDSEIILHLMAQPRSVSHENCLIYALKKIQGAYSLVIKSEKEIIGVRDPHGFRPLCIGKLGNSYILSSETCALDLVQAEFIRDVEPGEIVIIDENGLRSIKPFVPPEQNAFCIFEYVYFARPDSNINEVNVSTTRVRMGIELARLHPVEADVVIPVPDSGNYAALGYSEQSGIPFEQAFVRNHYVGRTFIQPTQLIRDFGVRVKLNLIKASVKGKRVVVVDDSIVRGTTARARVVNLREAGAKEVHVRVSCPPHRFPCHYGIDFPNSSELLANKYTNAQIAEYLGADSVGYLDVSSMIRATTLKPNNFCLACFTGDYPIKYNAESDKFIMERRKLRPPVELVPLEEQTRLL, encoded by the coding sequence ATGTCCGATGACTCTCATTATTATCCGAAGCACGAGTGTGGAATATTTGGTATTTTTGGTCACCCGGATGCCTCATTAATTACCTATTATGGTCTCTATGCCCTGCAACACCGCGGCCAGGAAAGTGCGGGCATCACGTGTTCCACCGACGGCCAGGAATTTAAGACCGTCAAAGGCATGGGACTGGTTCCCCAGATTTTCGACGAGGACAAACTCAAATCATTAAAGGGTAACCGCGCTATTGGCCATGTACGGTACTCCACCACGGGATCGAGCCATATCATTAATGCCCAACCGATTGTCGTGAATTGCGCCCAAGGCCAGGTCGCTGTCGGGCATAATGGGAACTTGATAAATGCTAATGAACTCCGTGAAGAGCTCGAGGCTAATGGCTCGATATTTCAAACCACCGTGGACAGCGAGATCATCCTCCACCTCATGGCCCAGCCCCGCAGTGTCAGCCATGAGAATTGCCTCATCTACGCTCTGAAAAAAATCCAAGGGGCTTATTCCCTCGTGATCAAAAGCGAGAAAGAAATCATCGGTGTGCGTGACCCCCACGGTTTCCGCCCGCTTTGTATTGGTAAACTAGGGAACTCTTATATCCTTTCCTCGGAAACCTGCGCGCTGGATCTCGTCCAGGCGGAATTCATCCGCGATGTCGAGCCCGGCGAGATCGTCATTATCGATGAGAATGGTTTACGCTCGATCAAACCTTTTGTGCCACCGGAACAAAATGCTTTCTGCATTTTCGAATATGTCTATTTCGCCCGTCCTGACAGTAATATTAATGAAGTCAATGTGAGTACCACCCGTGTCCGGATGGGCATCGAGCTGGCCCGACTCCACCCGGTGGAGGCCGATGTGGTCATCCCCGTGCCCGACTCCGGTAACTACGCGGCCCTCGGTTACTCCGAGCAATCAGGCATTCCCTTTGAACAGGCTTTTGTGCGGAATCACTATGTCGGACGGACATTCATCCAGCCGACCCAGCTCATCCGCGACTTCGGAGTCCGGGTAAAGCTCAATCTCATCAAGGCCTCGGTAAAAGGCAAACGCGTCGTCGTCGTCGATGACTCCATCGTGCGCGGCACCACCGCCCGCGCCCGTGTGGTGAATCTCCGCGAGGCCGGGGCCAAGGAGGTCCACGTCCGCGTGAGTTGCCCTCCCCACCGTTTCCCCTGCCATTACGGTATTGATTTCCCGAACAGCAGCGAGTTACTGGCAAATAAATATACAAACGCGCAAATCGCCGAGTATCTCGGTGCGGATAGTGTCGGTTATCTCGATGTGTCGAGCATGATCCGGGCCACTACCCTCAAGCCAAATAACTTCTGCCTGGCCTGTTTCACCGGGGATTACCCGATCAAATACAATGCCGAAAGTGATAAATTCATCATGGAACGCCGCAAGTTGCGCCCCCCGGTCGAGCTCGTTCCCCTCGAAGAACAAACCCGGTTATTATAA
- the purM gene encoding phosphoribosylformylglycinamidine cyclo-ligase has translation MSSKKAYAQAGVDVDLGNKVKSGLGKLLAKTKRPEVLGKVGGFGGLFRASFKGFKDPVLVGSVDGVGTKLKIAVDTGKHDTIGADLVNHCINDIAVLGAEPLFFMDYIGTGKLEPKVFEQIVSGLANACAAANCSLIGGETAQMPGVYQGKDYDLVGCIVGIVDRAKMIDGTKIKEGDIIIGLESSGLHTNGYSLARKILFDQLKLKLTSKIPGEKEPLGKLLLRTHINYLPFVKALGKAVTIKGMAHITGGGLIDNLPRILPKNVNAFIDRGSWKISPLYHLLCEKGRVSEEERYQTFNMGIGYCFVVSSKDVDKTMALLRKLRAKPSIIGQIEKGTGIVRIV, from the coding sequence ATGAGTTCAAAAAAAGCTTATGCCCAAGCGGGCGTCGATGTCGATCTCGGTAATAAAGTCAAATCCGGCCTGGGCAAATTGCTCGCCAAAACCAAACGCCCGGAGGTGCTGGGGAAAGTCGGCGGGTTCGGCGGACTCTTCCGGGCTAGCTTTAAGGGATTTAAAGACCCGGTGCTCGTCGGTAGCGTGGACGGTGTCGGTACAAAACTCAAAATCGCCGTCGATACCGGTAAACACGACACCATCGGCGCCGACCTCGTGAACCATTGTATCAATGACATCGCGGTCCTGGGGGCTGAACCCCTCTTTTTTATGGATTATATCGGCACGGGTAAACTCGAACCAAAAGTCTTCGAGCAAATAGTCTCCGGCCTAGCCAATGCCTGCGCCGCCGCAAATTGCTCCCTGATCGGCGGGGAAACCGCCCAGATGCCCGGTGTGTATCAAGGGAAAGATTATGATCTGGTCGGGTGTATAGTCGGTATCGTCGACCGCGCGAAAATGATCGACGGCACGAAAATCAAGGAAGGCGACATCATTATCGGGCTGGAATCCAGCGGGCTACACACAAACGGTTATTCCCTTGCCCGTAAAATCCTTTTTGACCAGCTCAAACTCAAGCTGACCTCGAAAATCCCCGGCGAAAAAGAACCCTTGGGCAAATTGCTCCTGAGGACACATATTAATTACCTGCCATTCGTCAAAGCCCTCGGCAAAGCCGTCACCATCAAAGGCATGGCCCATATCACCGGCGGGGGTTTGATCGACAATCTGCCGCGTATCCTACCCAAAAATGTGAATGCCTTTATCGACCGCGGATCTTGGAAAATCTCTCCCCTCTACCATTTGCTTTGTGAAAAAGGGAGAGTCTCCGAGGAAGAGCGTTACCAGACATTTAATATGGGGATCGGTTATTGTTTCGTCGTTTCGAGCAAGGATGTCGACAAAACCATGGCTCTCCTGCGCAAATTGCGCGCGAAACCCTCGATCATCGGCCAAATCGAAAAGGGCACCGGGATCGTTCGTATCGTCTAA
- a CDS encoding AbrB/MazE/SpoVT family DNA-binding domain-containing protein, protein MKTTAIVSEKGQVTIPKSLRVRLGIKNGTILNFENAEGKIIISKKATGDVIDKWRGKGKLPFGNNTDEYLEVVRYGHRR, encoded by the coding sequence ATGAAAACAACGGCCATTGTCTCCGAAAAAGGTCAGGTCACAATCCCTAAATCCTTACGAGTCCGTTTAGGGATCAAGAATGGCACGATTTTAAACTTTGAAAATGCCGAAGGCAAAATCATCATTTCAAAGAAGGCTACGGGGGATGTTATCGACAAATGGCGAGGTAAAGGGAAATTACCCTTCGGCAACAATACTGACGAATATCTGGAAGTAGTGCGTTATGGTCACCGCCGTTGA
- a CDS encoding type II toxin-antitoxin system VapC family toxin, with the protein MVTAVDSSVLIDVICDDAKFADKSIATIKKARDEGQIIICECVLAEISPALYPTDIASFLSTWDIGFKPSSEETARLAGEFYTLFCKRKSSGHILSDFLVGAHAIVYADRLLTRDKGYYRDYFKKLKILDPSKLS; encoded by the coding sequence ATGGTCACCGCCGTTGATTCCTCTGTCCTCATTGATGTTATTTGTGACGATGCAAAGTTTGCGGACAAATCAATCGCCACCATCAAAAAAGCACGCGATGAAGGACAAATAATTATATGCGAATGTGTGCTTGCAGAGATTTCCCCTGCTCTATACCCCACTGATATCGCCTCCTTCCTCTCGACTTGGGATATCGGATTCAAGCCGTCCAGCGAGGAAACAGCCCGTCTTGCGGGAGAGTTTTATACTCTATTCTGTAAACGTAAAAGCAGTGGACACATACTTTCCGATTTTCTCGTCGGAGCCCATGCTATTGTATATGCTGATCGCCTGCTTACAAGGGACAAGGGCTACTACCGTGATTACTTTAAAAAACTCAAAATCCTTGATCCATCAAAACTATCATAA
- the purH gene encoding bifunctional phosphoribosylaminoimidazolecarboxamide formyltransferase/IMP cyclohydrolase: MKIQRALISLSDKSGLADLAAALLKHQIEILSTGGTAKALREGGLKVKDVSEHTGFPEMMDGRVKTLHPKVHGGLLYLRNNEEHAKQAREHGIPPIDLVIVNLYPFEKTVAKPDSTLEEAIENIDIGGPSMLRSAAKNHHFVTVVSDPADYPRLIEELDKLEGETSYEFKKYCAAKVFATTAAYDAAISNFFHGAYHIPSPHFHQVLKNRKPLRYGENPHQQATLFGDFDKSLEQLHGKELSYNNMIDIQAAAELIAEFEDPTVAILKHTNPCGVGTDPSNLRAAWDKAFATDQQAPFGGIIVTNKLLTLDLAQAISEIFSEVIIAPQFAPDALELLQKKKNLRLMLNKIPESQKSAPGLVIRSVLGGLLVQTKDTHKTTETDLTIVTKRPPTPEELKALLFNWKVVKHVKSNAIVYGGADRTLGIGAGQMSRVNSSQIAIAKSKESGLSLKGSVIASDAFFPFADGLIAAAEQGVTAAIQPGGSVRDGEVIKAADEHNIAMVFTGVRHFRH; the protein is encoded by the coding sequence ATGAAAATCCAACGCGCACTTATTTCCCTCTCTGACAAATCCGGTTTGGCCGACCTCGCCGCCGCCTTACTCAAACACCAAATCGAAATCCTCTCGACAGGCGGGACAGCCAAAGCCCTCCGCGAGGGCGGCCTCAAAGTCAAGGATGTCAGTGAACACACGGGATTCCCCGAAATGATGGACGGCCGTGTCAAAACACTCCACCCGAAAGTCCACGGGGGCTTGCTTTACCTCCGCAACAATGAGGAACATGCCAAACAAGCCCGTGAACACGGTATCCCCCCCATCGACCTCGTCATTGTGAATCTATATCCGTTTGAAAAAACCGTGGCCAAACCAGACTCCACCCTCGAAGAGGCCATCGAGAATATCGATATCGGAGGTCCGTCCATGCTACGCAGCGCGGCCAAGAACCATCATTTTGTGACAGTCGTCAGTGACCCGGCTGATTATCCGCGGTTGATTGAGGAGCTCGATAAACTCGAAGGGGAAACCTCCTATGAATTCAAAAAATATTGTGCCGCAAAAGTTTTTGCGACCACCGCAGCGTACGACGCCGCCATTTCAAACTTTTTCCACGGCGCTTATCATATCCCCTCCCCCCATTTCCACCAGGTCTTGAAAAACCGTAAGCCTCTCCGTTACGGCGAGAATCCCCACCAACAAGCCACCCTTTTCGGTGATTTCGATAAATCCCTCGAACAACTCCACGGCAAGGAACTCTCCTATAATAACATGATCGACATTCAAGCCGCTGCGGAATTAATCGCGGAATTTGAAGATCCCACGGTCGCCATCCTCAAGCATACGAATCCCTGTGGTGTGGGCACCGACCCGAGCAATTTGCGCGCCGCCTGGGACAAGGCATTTGCCACCGATCAACAAGCCCCCTTTGGCGGGATCATCGTGACAAATAAATTACTCACGCTGGATTTGGCACAAGCCATCTCGGAAATTTTTAGCGAGGTCATCATCGCCCCGCAATTTGCCCCGGACGCCCTCGAGCTCCTCCAGAAAAAGAAGAACCTGCGTCTGATGCTCAATAAAATCCCCGAATCCCAGAAATCCGCTCCCGGTCTAGTCATTAGGAGTGTCCTCGGTGGACTACTCGTACAAACCAAGGACACACACAAGACAACCGAAACAGACCTCACGATCGTCACCAAACGCCCGCCGACACCCGAGGAACTCAAAGCCCTGCTCTTTAACTGGAAAGTCGTTAAACATGTGAAGTCAAACGCGATCGTCTATGGGGGCGCCGACCGCACACTGGGCATCGGTGCCGGACAAATGAGCCGGGTGAACTCTTCGCAGATCGCCATCGCGAAATCCAAAGAGTCGGGGCTCTCCCTAAAAGGCTCAGTCATCGCCTCGGACGCCTTTTTCCCCTTCGCCGACGGCCTGATCGCCGCTGCTGAACAAGGGGTCACCGCTGCCATCCAGCCCGGGGGCAGTGTCCGTGATGGAGAAGTCATTAAAGCGGCTGACGAACACAATATCGCCATGGTCTTTACGGGCGTGCGCCATTTCCGACATTAG
- a CDS encoding transcriptional regulator, which translates to MSDIPETKRKFITSWGEMGTCWGINRTMAQIHALMMVSNEPLSTDQIMGELQISRGNANMNLRDLISWGLIRREVKIGDRKEYFVGEKDVWKMFCTIVRERKKREIEPVIKALQDCIDDVKESETTGIDKKLLDEKLHELLDFVQTADVLMEKISRQEKNKIFPQILKLLK; encoded by the coding sequence ATGAGTGACATTCCAGAGACTAAAAGAAAATTTATCACAAGCTGGGGGGAAATGGGCACATGCTGGGGGATCAACCGGACGATGGCCCAGATTCACGCTCTGATGATGGTGTCGAATGAACCCCTGAGCACCGACCAGATCATGGGCGAGCTCCAGATCAGTCGCGGTAATGCCAATATGAACCTCCGTGACCTCATCAGCTGGGGGCTCATCCGCCGTGAAGTAAAAATCGGCGACAGGAAAGAATATTTTGTCGGCGAAAAGGATGTCTGGAAGATGTTCTGCACGATTGTCCGCGAGCGTAAAAAGCGGGAAATCGAGCCTGTCATCAAAGCCTTGCAGGATTGTATCGACGACGTGAAGGAAAGTGAGACGACCGGTATCGATAAAAAGCTGCTGGACGAGAAACTCCACGAGCTTTTAGATTTTGTACAAACCGCCGATGTACTCATGGAAAAAATATCCAGACAGGAAAAGAATAAGATTTTCCCCCAAATCCTTAAACTTCTTAAATAA